The genomic region TTGTAAAGGAGACTAAATGTGAAGACGTTTTCACGCCGGAAGATTTTAATGAGGAACAGAAAATGATGCGCGATTCCGTTCAGGAATTTGTAGAGCGCGAGATCTGGCCTCATAAAGAAGAATTCGAAAAGAAAAATTATGCTCTTACTGAAGAGGTAATGCGTAAAGCTGGAGAATTAGGATTTCTAGGTGTTGCGGTACCTGAAGAGTATGATGGTTTAGGAATGGGCTTCGTTTCTACGATGCTTGTTTGTGACTATATTTCTGGTGCTACAGGTTCTGTGGCTACTGCTTTCGGAGCGCATACTGGGATTGGAACGATGCCAATCACCTTATATGGCAATGAAGAACAGAAGAAAAAATACGTACCAAAATTGGCGACCGGTGAATGGTTTGGAGCTTACTGTCTTACAGAACCAGGTGCGGGAAGTGATGCCAACTCTGGAAAAACAAAGGCTGTCCTTTCTGAAGATGGTAAATATTATAGCATTAGTGGACAGAAAATGTGGATCTCCAATGCTGGTTTTGCAGATGTATTCATTGTTTTTACACGAATTGAAGATGACAAGAACATTACCGGTTTTATCGTAGAAAACGAAGAAGGTAATGGGATTAGCTTTGGAGAGGAAGAAAAGAAATTAGGGATTCACTCCTCCTCTACCCGCCAGGTATTCTTTAATGAAACCAAGGTGCCAGTAGAAAATATGCTTTCAGACCGTGGAAATGGTTTTAAGATCGCGATGAACGCTTTAAACGTAGGTCGTATAAAACTTGCTGCAGCTTCTTTAGATGCACAGCGTCGAGTAACAGATCTTTCAGTTAAATACGCAAATGACAGAGTTCAGTTCAATACGCCTATTGCGAAATTCGGAGCTATAAAATCCAAGCTTGCAGAGATGGCTACTTCAGCATACGTTGGAGAAGCAGCGTCTTACCGTGCGGCTAAAAATATCGAAGACCGAATAAATATCAGACTGGAAGAAGGAAGCTCACATGCAGATGCTGAACTTAAAGGGGTTGAGGAATACGCGATCGAATGTTCTATTCTGAAGGTTGCATGTTCAGAAGATGTTCAGAATTGTGCTGATGAAGGTATCCAGGTATTTGGTGGAATGGGATTCTCTGCAGATACTCCAATGGAGTCTGCCTGGAGAGATGCGAGAATTGCTCGAATCTATGAAGGAACCAACGAAATCAACAGAATGTTATCTGTAGGAATGCTGGTTAAGAAAGCGATGAAAGGACATGTAGACCTACTAGGCCCAGCAACGAAAGTAGCAGATGAGCTTACAGGAATTCCTTCCATGGACAAACCAGACTATTCTGAACTGTTCGCTGAAGAGAAGGAAATGATCGGTAAACTGAAAAAGGTATTTCTGATGGTTGCAGGTAGCGCCGTTCAGAAATTTGGTCCACAATTGGAAGAGCATCAACAATTATTATTGGCTGCAGCAGATATTTTAATTGAAGTTTATATGGCTGAATCTGGTATTCTTAGAGCAGAGAAAAATGCAAAGAGATTTGGAGTAGATACTCAGAAGGAACAGATCGCCATGGCTAAACTTTATCTTTATCATGCAGTAGATACTGTGAATACTAAGGCGAAAGAGGGAATTGCTTCTTTTGCTGAAGGAGATGAGCAACGTATGATGCTTATGGGACTGAAGAGATACACAAAGTATACGAACCTGCCAAATATTGTGGCACTTCGAAATACGATCGCAGAGAAATTAACTTCTGAAAACAAATACTGTTTTTAGATACATTCTTTTGAACTGAGAAAAACCACCTAATCGGGTGGTTTTTTTATTTTTATACTAATTGTTTCAATAATGTTACAATTTCATTTAGATATCGTTAATTGTTTCTAAATATTTAGATATATTGGCTCTAAATCAAACAATAACTTAACATTATGAAAAAAGTTTTTCTCGGAATGGCAGCTATGGCCTTCCTATTTGCTTCTTGTGAGCAAGATCCTACAGAAAACAATGTTGACCAGGAAGTAGCACAGGTAGACATGAGTGATTTTTATCTTTACACAGATGCTGAGGTAGACGGCAAAAAGACTGAAGATGATAAAACGAAATGTTACTCTATGAGAAACTTGAATCGTTTACTAAACGAGAATCCAGGTTTACACAAGAAAATGTACGATGTAGAACAGAATACTCGATCTATTCTGGCTAAGAATGGAAACGGCAAAGGTAAACCAGGATCTGGTGATGGTGGAGGAACTACTGAGCCACCAGTAGGTGATAATCTAGGAATTGTAAATATTCCTGTTGTGGTTCATGTTATTTACAGTAACTCTCAGCAGAATATTTCTGATGCTCAGATCAATTCTCAGATTGCTGTGCTGAATGATGACTTTAGAGCTTCCAATAATGATGCAGGTAATGTTCCTAGTGAATTTGCTGGATTAGTTGCAGATTCAGAAATCAGTTTTACTCTTGCAGGAGTAAACAGATACAGTGATTCAAGATCTGAATGGGGAACAAGCGATGCTATGAAATATGCATATCCTCCAACCTCCCCTTCTAATACTTTAAACATCTGGATTTGTAACATTGGTGGTGGTATCCTTGGGTATGCACAATTCCCTGGTGGACCATCTGCAACTGATGGTGTAGTAATTTCTCCTCAGTACTTTGGAACAACTGGATATGTTTCAGCACCATTTAACAAAGGTAGAACCGCTACTCACGAAGTAGGACATTACCTAAACCTACGTCACATCTGGGGTGATGGAAGATGTAGACAGGATGACTTCGTAGCAGATACTCCTTCTTCTGATGGACCTAACTACAGCTGTCCTTCTTACCCTACTGTTAACTGTAGATCTACAGATATGACTATGAACTACATGGATTATACAAACGATGCATGTATGTACATGTTCTCTGAAGGCCAGAAAGCTCGTATGAGAACAGTTTTTGCTAGTGGAGGACCAAGAACTGGTTTCGTAAACTAAAACCATAATTATAACCACATAAAGCCACCATTAAGGTGGCTTTTTTCGTTTACCAGCCTGCCATTCTTTTTTAAAATCGAAAATTGAGTATCTTAGTTGACCGACCAAAGAAATCACTCATGAATCGCTTCCTACGCCATATATGGCTATATTTTTCCATCCTATTTTTACAGCAAACTACCTTTGCTTACCAACAGGAACCAGAAGACACCAAATCTCAAAACCAGGAATTGCCCAGTAAAGCAACGGTCCTTAACGACTCAGCTGCTGTTGCTACTAATGATATTGGTGAATATGCAGATGCCTACTACCAGACAGATCAATGGAATGACGGAATTGGCTTCCCTCCTAATACAATAAACCTTCAATCTCCCCAGGCCGCTTTAGAACATTTTATAGTACAGGCCAGAAACGATAATTACGAAGAAGCACTGTATGCAATGAATTTTAATTTGTTGCCAGATAATATTTCTAAGGCAGATGCAGCGATACTTGCTGAAAAACTACATTTTGTTCTTGAACAACGAATTTCAATTGGGTGGGATGGTCTTCCTGATCGTCCCGATGGACAAATTGATGTGAGTACCTCAACAAACAAGGCTGTAGCTGGAAAACCCAGAAGAAGTCTATTATTTGGTACTACAACACTGGATGATCGTGATATAACTTTTAGAGTACAACGTGTAAAGTATAAAGATGAGCATCCTGTCTGGCTAATTTCATCACAAACTGTTGAAAATACCGAACCGCTTTACGCGGCTTACGGTCCAAGAAAACTGGATAGGATGATTCCTGAATGGATTAGTTTTGAGGTCTTGGGAATACCAATATGGAAGGTTGTAGGAACCCTGCTACTTATTTTAATCTGTTATTTAATAGCCAAAGGCATTAGCGCCATCATTAGAAAAGCATTTTCAGGTGTGGACCGCTACTGGATTCGGAATATTGCCTATAGATTAGCCTCACCAGCAGGAGCCGCTATAGGAATTTTAGCTTTCTATTTATTACTTAATCACCTGATTTCATTTACCGGATCTCTCGCTAAAGGTATTTACACTTTTATTCTAATTGTGCTTATATCAATTTTCACCTGGTTGATCATGCGAATCATTGATTATGTCATGGACTTTTTTGCTGTGGAAAAAGTAGGCGACGTGAGAACCGAGGAAGATAGCAAAGCGAAAAGCTTGATGACCTATATCTCTGTAGGTAGAAGAATATTTATTTTCATAATCGTAATTATTGGTGCATCCGTAATTTTCTCTCAATTTCCATCTCTTGAGAAACTTGGAATATCTTTAATGGCTTCCGCAGGAATCGCCACGGTGGTAGTTGGTATTGCAGCTCAAAGTACGCTTGGTAATATTATCGCCGGGGTTCAAATTGCACTTACTCGTCCCGCTAAAATTGGTGATGCAGTCATTATTGAAGGTGAATATGGTTTTGTGGAAGACATCACATTTACTTATATGGTTGTTAATACCTTCAAATTAAGAAGATTGGTCATACCTCTTTCTGATGTTATTACTGAAAGTTTTGAGAATCTTTCTATGTCTAACCCACAGAATATTATGGAGATCGAATTATTTGTAGACCACCGGGTAGACGTTCAAAAAGTACGTGAGAAGTTTACAGAATTACTGAAAGCTTCAGATAACTGGGATGGTGATGAGGATAGATCGCCACTGGTTGAAGCTTCAGGCATGGATCATAATTACCTTAAATTGCGCTGCCTGGTAAGTGCAAAGGATTTTCCAACTGCATGGACGCTACATTGCGAGCTTAGAGAAAATATCGTGCGTTACATCAGTGAACTGGAAGATGGAATTTATTTAAAACGGGAGCGCGTTGTACTGGACGGAAAATATTCAGAAGATGAGAAACAAGATAATAAATTAGATGAACAAGGCTAAAACGTTGTAGGTTAATCTTCTGTAAACCTAAAGCAACTATGCGTCCAAAATTTTAATTTTAGAATATCTAAATCTACATCATGCTCGAATTTGAAAAAAACGGACTAGTTTACCTCGTTTCTGCTCTTATCATTTTAATGGTAAGTTTCGGTCTTGCATTTTATATCATCAGGAAGCTTGGTAAAAATCCAACGAATATACTTCCGGTTAATTTCGCTTATAAGATTCGGCTGCCTTTATTAATTTTTCTGGCCTCCATAATTGCCAGAATTGCGATCATTAGTAAAATTTTTAGGTTTGAAGCAACCTATGAAATTGTTGGCCACCTTAGTACAGTGGGTATCATTTTAAGTGTTGCCTGGTTTCTGATCTTACTGTTCAGAGTAGTTAAAAAGAGAATGCTCAAGAAGTACGATATGGCTAGTGATGATAATCTCAAAGCCCGGAAGGTTTACACCCAGTATATGATCCTTGAAAATATTGTTATTTTCATTATTGTAATACTTGCCGTTGGAATTGCTTTGATGAGCTTTGAAAGTATACGCTCTGTTGGAATTAGTGTATTGACCTCAGCAGGTATTGCTGGAATCATTATAGGTCTGGCTGCGCAAAAAGCAATTGCTACTTTACTTGCAGGCATACAGATCGCTATCACACAGCCTATCCGTTTGGATGATGTAGTGATTGTTGAAGGTGAATGGGGTTGGATCGAAGAGATCAATCTTACTTATGTGGTGGTTCGGGTTTGGGATAAAAGACGACTCGTTGTTCCCACAACATATTTTATTGAAAAAACCTTCCAGAACTGGACAAGAAGTTCCGCAGATATACTGGGAACAGTTTTTATTTATGCAGATTATGGTTTGCCTTTAGAACCGCTTCGGGAAGAACTCACAAGACTATTAAATAATACTCCTCTCTGGGATGGTAATGTAAATGTACTTCAGGTTACAAATGCTTCGGAAAAGACTGTGGAGCTAAGAATACTGGTAAGTGCAAAAAATTCACCTACAGCCTGGGATCTTCGTGTACATCTAAGAGAGAAATTGCTTGATTTCATACAAAAAAATTACCCGGGACATCTTCCGAAGGCCCGGGTAAGTATAGAAAAGGATCAGGAATTAAATTAATCCTGAAATAAGGCATTTTCCGCAGAAATTCCTTTTGAGAAATTCGCAGCTGTTTCAATAAGTGCTAAATGTGAATATGCCTGTGGGAAATTCCCGAGCAGGCGTTTGGTTTTAAAATCGATATCCTCACTAAATAAACCTAAATGGTTACTGTATGATAACAACTGGTCAAACATATCTTTTGCTTTCTTCTTCTCTCCAATTTTATATAGACTATCAATTAGCCAGAAGGTACAGATCGTAAAGGATGAGGTTGGTTTCCCAAAATCATCATTATTCTTATATCTATACATCAGTCCGTCTTCACAAAGCTCCCTTTCAGTAGCCTGAACAGTGCTCACAAATCGTGGATCATTTGCCTCTATAAAACCATAAGGCTGCATCAAAAGCGTAGATGCATCAAGATCTGCCGAACCATAGGATTGTGTATAAGCCTGTTTTTCCTCGTTCCATCCATTCTCATAGATATCCTGGTAAATTTCTTCTCTTAACGCGATCCATTTGGTATCGTTAATTCCCATTCTTAGGACCTCACCAATTTTTATAGCTCTGTCCACAGCTACCCAGCAAAGCAGTTTTGAAAATACAAAGTGTCTGTCCTCTGTACGAAGCTCCCAGATACCTTTATCTGGTTTCTTCCAGTTTTCTTCCACGATCATGACAATACCGCGAACCACGGTCCACAGCGCTTCAGAGTTTTCAAGTGAAGTTTCAAACATGAGAAATTGCTGGTAGATCACTTCCATCAAAATCCCGTAAATATCGTTCTGCTTTTGGATATAAGCGGCATTACCAGTACGAACGGGACTGGATCCTTCATAGCCTTTTAAATGACTTAAAATATGTTCGGTTAGTTCCTTTTCACCGTTGATCCCGTACATGATCTGGATCTTCTCATCCTTATGCGGAATAATATCTATAATGAACTGAAGGAAATCCTTGGCAGATTTAATATGCCCCAGACCTGCCATCACCTTGATCACCATGGAAGCATCACGAATCCAGCAAAAACGGTAATCCCAGTTTCGCTCCTCTCCTATAGTTTCCGGAAGACTTGTAGTCGCGGCGGCAAGTACAGCACCTGACTTTTTATAGCTCAATGCTTTAAGTACAAGCGCACTTCTCATGATCTCTTTCCCATAATGCGTATATCTGGTTGTATTATCTGCCCAATTCATCCAGTAAACCTTCGTTCTCTGGAATTTCAAATAAGACCTGTCCAGGGTCTGTTCTACCAGTTTTTCGTGATAGCCTACCAGGCAATATGCATTTCCAGAA from Christiangramia sp. OXR-203 harbors:
- a CDS encoding acyl-CoA dehydrogenase family protein, producing MSTDTTKKDLLRGGQFLVKETKCEDVFTPEDFNEEQKMMRDSVQEFVEREIWPHKEEFEKKNYALTEEVMRKAGELGFLGVAVPEEYDGLGMGFVSTMLVCDYISGATGSVATAFGAHTGIGTMPITLYGNEEQKKKYVPKLATGEWFGAYCLTEPGAGSDANSGKTKAVLSEDGKYYSISGQKMWISNAGFADVFIVFTRIEDDKNITGFIVENEEGNGISFGEEEKKLGIHSSSTRQVFFNETKVPVENMLSDRGNGFKIAMNALNVGRIKLAAASLDAQRRVTDLSVKYANDRVQFNTPIAKFGAIKSKLAEMATSAYVGEAASYRAAKNIEDRINIRLEEGSSHADAELKGVEEYAIECSILKVACSEDVQNCADEGIQVFGGMGFSADTPMESAWRDARIARIYEGTNEINRMLSVGMLVKKAMKGHVDLLGPATKVADELTGIPSMDKPDYSELFAEEKEMIGKLKKVFLMVAGSAVQKFGPQLEEHQQLLLAAADILIEVYMAESGILRAEKNAKRFGVDTQKEQIAMAKLYLYHAVDTVNTKAKEGIASFAEGDEQRMMLMGLKRYTKYTNLPNIVALRNTIAEKLTSENKYCF
- a CDS encoding zinc metalloprotease, with the translated sequence MKKVFLGMAAMAFLFASCEQDPTENNVDQEVAQVDMSDFYLYTDAEVDGKKTEDDKTKCYSMRNLNRLLNENPGLHKKMYDVEQNTRSILAKNGNGKGKPGSGDGGGTTEPPVGDNLGIVNIPVVVHVIYSNSQQNISDAQINSQIAVLNDDFRASNNDAGNVPSEFAGLVADSEISFTLAGVNRYSDSRSEWGTSDAMKYAYPPTSPSNTLNIWICNIGGGILGYAQFPGGPSATDGVVISPQYFGTTGYVSAPFNKGRTATHEVGHYLNLRHIWGDGRCRQDDFVADTPSSDGPNYSCPSYPTVNCRSTDMTMNYMDYTNDACMYMFSEGQKARMRTVFASGGPRTGFVN
- a CDS encoding mechanosensitive ion channel family protein, coding for MSILVDRPKKSLMNRFLRHIWLYFSILFLQQTTFAYQQEPEDTKSQNQELPSKATVLNDSAAVATNDIGEYADAYYQTDQWNDGIGFPPNTINLQSPQAALEHFIVQARNDNYEEALYAMNFNLLPDNISKADAAILAEKLHFVLEQRISIGWDGLPDRPDGQIDVSTSTNKAVAGKPRRSLLFGTTTLDDRDITFRVQRVKYKDEHPVWLISSQTVENTEPLYAAYGPRKLDRMIPEWISFEVLGIPIWKVVGTLLLILICYLIAKGISAIIRKAFSGVDRYWIRNIAYRLASPAGAAIGILAFYLLLNHLISFTGSLAKGIYTFILIVLISIFTWLIMRIIDYVMDFFAVEKVGDVRTEEDSKAKSLMTYISVGRRIFIFIIVIIGASVIFSQFPSLEKLGISLMASAGIATVVVGIAAQSTLGNIIAGVQIALTRPAKIGDAVIIEGEYGFVEDITFTYMVVNTFKLRRLVIPLSDVITESFENLSMSNPQNIMEIELFVDHRVDVQKVREKFTELLKASDNWDGDEDRSPLVEASGMDHNYLKLRCLVSAKDFPTAWTLHCELRENIVRYISELEDGIYLKRERVVLDGKYSEDEKQDNKLDEQG
- a CDS encoding mechanosensitive ion channel family protein, coding for MLEFEKNGLVYLVSALIILMVSFGLAFYIIRKLGKNPTNILPVNFAYKIRLPLLIFLASIIARIAIISKIFRFEATYEIVGHLSTVGIILSVAWFLILLFRVVKKRMLKKYDMASDDNLKARKVYTQYMILENIVIFIIVILAVGIALMSFESIRSVGISVLTSAGIAGIIIGLAAQKAIATLLAGIQIAITQPIRLDDVVIVEGEWGWIEEINLTYVVVRVWDKRRLVVPTTYFIEKTFQNWTRSSADILGTVFIYADYGLPLEPLREELTRLLNNTPLWDGNVNVLQVTNASEKTVELRILVSAKNSPTAWDLRVHLREKLLDFIQKNYPGHLPKARVSIEKDQELN
- a CDS encoding glycoside hydrolase family 15 protein encodes the protein MDNLDYGIISNCKSAALISKTGSLDWCCMPNFNSSAVFAKILDDEIGGSFEILIGDDYNVKQEYLWDTNILSTVFDNGTDAFQLIDFMPRYPREDGSYYAPPDVIRFFRLMKGEPKFRIKYDPKLDFAREKTYNENKGDYIKSFTKEGKYDSAYLYSSLNLNDILEQKEITLSGNAYCLVGYHEKLVEQTLDRSYLKFQRTKVYWMNWADNTTRYTHYGKEIMRSALVLKALSYKKSGAVLAAATTSLPETIGEERNWDYRFCWIRDASMVIKVMAGLGHIKSAKDFLQFIIDIIPHKDEKIQIMYGINGEKELTEHILSHLKGYEGSSPVRTGNAAYIQKQNDIYGILMEVIYQQFLMFETSLENSEALWTVVRGIVMIVEENWKKPDKGIWELRTEDRHFVFSKLLCWVAVDRAIKIGEVLRMGINDTKWIALREEIYQDIYENGWNEEKQAYTQSYGSADLDASTLLMQPYGFIEANDPRFVSTVQATERELCEDGLMYRYKNNDDFGKPTSSFTICTFWLIDSLYKIGEKKKAKDMFDQLLSYSNHLGLFSEDIDFKTKRLLGNFPQAYSHLALIETAANFSKGISAENALFQD